A region from the Salvia splendens isolate huo1 chromosome 15, SspV2, whole genome shotgun sequence genome encodes:
- the LOC121768899 gene encoding protein trichome birefringence-like 23, translating into MENKILYNWKSWWRAFNNHNFFAIKLGVSILLVALAFRLLFNRSLELSPVSETPFLESVAPLITVYSETRADHISPQDSEAKCDLFDGDWVPDKTEPFYTNSTCEFIEQHQNCMKNGRPDREYLNWRWKPRGCDLPRLDPWKFLDLMRNKSWALIGDSISRNHVQSLLCMLSVVEKPDHVYHDEGYKNRRWVFPSYNFSLSVLWSPFLAQAAIFEDIDGVASSEIELHLDKLDKNWTRHYNDLDYMILSSGKWFVKGSIYYENDQILGCHFCPKRNITEVEIKFAYRKVIRNVFSFIIASKHKGIIFYRTSTPDHFENGEWFSGGICERKLPARHGEFELKELNRILRDVELEEFEKVSPKAAENGVNLKLLDVNPLSLLRPDAHPGPYRFFQPFAKDKNAKVINDCLHWCLPGPIDTWNDLLMEMLVGG; encoded by the exons ATGGAGAACAAAATACTCTACAATTGGAAATCATGGTGGAGGGCTTTCAACAATCACAATTTCTTCGCTATCAAATTGGGGGTTTCGATTCTTCTAGTGGCTCTTGCGTTTAGGCTCCTCTTCAATCGATCCCTCGAATTATCTCCAGTTTCAGAAACCCCTTTTCTAGAATCAGTGGCCCCTTTGATTACCGTCTATTCTGAAACAAGGGCTGATCATATTTCTCCACAAG ATAGTGAAGCAAAATGTGATCTTTTTGATGGGGATTGGGTTCCTGACAAAACTGAGCCATTTTACACAAACAGCACTTGTGAGTTTATTGAGCAACACCAGAATTGTATGAAGAATGGGAGGCCAGACAGAGAATATCTCAACTGGAGGTGGAAGCCCCGCGGCTGCGATTTACCCCGGCTAGATCCATGGAAGTTCCTTGACTTGATGAGGAACAAAAGCTGGGCTTTGATAGGCGATTCTATCTCGAGGAACCACGTGCAGTCGCTGCTGTGTATGCTTTCAGTG GTTGAAAAACCAGACCATGTTTATCATGATGAGGGTTACAAAAACCGCAGATGGGTCTTCCCCTCGTACAATTTTTCCCTTTCGGTTCTCTGGTCGCCCTTCCTTGCTCAAGCTGCCATTTTCGAAGACATAGATGGCGTTGCCTCTTCCGAAATAGAACTCCATCTCGACAAACTCGATAAGAATTGGACTCGGCACTACAATGATTTAGATTACATGATACTCTCAAGTGGAAAATGGTTTGTCAAAGGATCCATCTACTACGAAAACGACCAGATACTAGGCTGCCACTTCTGCCCAAAGAGGAACATAACCGAGGTCGAGATCAAATTTGCATACCGCAAAGTCATCAGGAACGTGTTTAGCTTTATCATTGCATCGAAACACAAGGGGATTATCTTCTATCGGACCTCCACGCCCGACCACTTTGAGAATGGGGAGTGGTTTAGTGGCGGAATTTGTGAGAGAAAACTACCTGCAAGACATGGCGAGTTTGAGCTCAAGGAGCTGAACAGGATCCTCCGAGACGTGGAGCTTGAGGAGTTTGAGAAAGTGTCACCTAAAGCAGCTGAAAACGGGGTGAACCTTAAACTCTTAGATGTGAACCCTCTTTCACTGCTACGACCAGATGCACACCCGGGCCCCTATCGGTTTTTCCAACCATTTGCCAAAGACAAGAATGCAAAGGTGATCAACGACTGCCTCCATTGGTGCCTTCCTGGCCCGATTGATACATGGAATGATCTCCTGATGGAGATGCTCGTTGGTGGTTGA